Proteins co-encoded in one Oreochromis aureus strain Israel breed Guangdong linkage group 3, ZZ_aureus, whole genome shotgun sequence genomic window:
- the LOC120437798 gene encoding E3 ubiquitin-protein ligase TRIM17-like, whose protein sequence is MASRSEEDLCCPVCQEVFRDPVLLSCSHSFCKDCLKRWWRKKQIRECPVCNKISVYDPPLNRALKNLCESFLQERDQRASEALCSLHSEKLKLFCLDHQQPVCVVCRDSEKHTKHRFRPIDEAAQQHKKELQETLEPLKKKLKV, encoded by the coding sequence ATGGCTTCCAGATCAGAGGAGGATCTCTGCTGTCCGGTCTGTCAGGAGGTCTTCAGAGATCCTGTTCTTCTGTCATGTAGCCACAGCTTCTGTAAAGACTGTCTGAAGAGAtggtggagaaaaaaacagatacGTGAGTGTCCAGTTTGTAATAAAATATCAGTGTATGATCCACCTTTAAACCGAGCTTTAAAGAACCTGTGTGAGTCGTTCTTACAGGAGAGAGATCAGAGAGCTTCAGAGgctctctgcagtctgcactctgagaaactcaaactcttctgtctggaccatcagcagccagtgtgtgtcgtctgcagagactcagaaaaacacaccaaacacagattcagacccatcgatgaagctgcacaacaacacaagaaggaacttcaggaaactctggagcccttaaagaagaagttaaaggtt